In Bacillus sp. NP247, one DNA window encodes the following:
- a CDS encoding metallophosphoesterase, with protein sequence MKKITRRDFLKSIINTCLYSFITASIGYYYAKYIEPYLLSFTQHTLKSQLIPKGFHGMKILQFSDLHLGYYFSLQHLSQIVSKINAEKPDIVLFTGDLIDDYQTYTEAPFVASILKNIQAPFGKFSIYGNHDHGGYGTEYYDHIMRESGFELLQNSEKRIRLLDNSEISIFGLDDMLLGKPKIVETLQHAKQNIYTIVLVHEPDIAPQIATYPINLQLSGHSHGGQVQIPFLGAIITPSLAKEYIEGFYNIQGLTLYVNRGIGRTRVPFRFMSKPEITLFILQHS encoded by the coding sequence ATGAAGAAAATTACAAGAAGAGATTTTTTGAAATCTATAATAAACACTTGTCTATATTCATTTATAACCGCTAGTATCGGCTATTATTATGCTAAATATATAGAGCCCTATTTGCTTTCTTTTACGCAACACACACTTAAATCACAGCTCATACCAAAAGGTTTTCATGGTATGAAGATCCTTCAATTTAGCGATTTACATCTAGGATACTATTTCTCTCTCCAACATTTATCTCAAATCGTTTCCAAGATTAATGCTGAAAAGCCAGATATTGTCCTTTTTACTGGTGATCTCATTGATGATTACCAAACATATACCGAGGCTCCTTTTGTTGCATCCATTTTAAAGAATATACAGGCACCCTTCGGTAAATTTTCTATTTATGGTAACCACGACCATGGTGGATATGGAACTGAATACTATGATCACATCATGCGCGAATCTGGATTTGAACTTTTGCAAAATAGCGAAAAGCGAATTCGTTTACTGGATAATAGTGAAATTTCTATTTTCGGGCTCGATGATATGCTACTAGGTAAACCAAAAATAGTGGAAACTTTACAACATGCAAAACAAAATATTTATACAATTGTTCTCGTTCACGAACCAGATATCGCGCCACAAATCGCTACATATCCAATCAATCTTCAACTTTCTGGTCATAGCCATGGCGGACAAGTACAAATTCCTTTTTTAGGTGCTATTATTACCCCGTCGCTTGCAAAAGAATATATTGAAGGTTTCTATAACATTCAAGGTTTGACTCTCTATGTCAATCGAGGTATTGGAAGAACACGTGTCCCATTCCGCTTTATGTCAAAACCTGAAATTACACTCTTCATCCTACAACATTCGTAA
- a CDS encoding Ppx/GppA family phosphatase, giving the protein MFQKFDNERVRSLKEILKLQYAIIDIGSNTMRLVIYEKQSGGFYKEIENTKVVARLRNYLVNGVLSEEGIEVLLQTLFQFQESTRFHKLHHVLCVATATIRQAENQDEIKKLVEGQTDFTLRVLSEYEEARYGYLAVMNSTSFSEGITVDIGGGSTEVTYFRNREILEYHSFPFGALSLKQQFIQGDIPTTEELDELKRYLWYQFQTLPWLIAKKLPLIAIGGSARNMVKIHQNLICYPIAGLHLYKMKEEDIKNVKDELKELSFIELQKLEGLAKDRADTIIPAVEVFHMLVNVIEAPAFVLSKKGLREGVFYEELTKDLGISYYPNVVEESLYLLSYEYEMDMEFVIQLIKQGTLICKQLEGAGLISMSEKDWEIFHQAAKVFNIGKYIDEEASRLHTFYLLANKTIDGMMHKDRVRLALIASYKSKMLFKQHLAPYEGWFDKSEQKKIRLLGAVLQFSAALHVRQRALVETISITESKEGLTFRIVCEQSALAEKVQAEKQKKQLERVLKTNINLSFESKC; this is encoded by the coding sequence CAATATGCCATTATAGACATTGGTTCTAATACAATGCGTTTAGTTATTTATGAAAAACAAAGCGGGGGTTTTTATAAAGAGATTGAAAATACGAAAGTGGTCGCTAGGTTAAGAAATTATTTAGTAAATGGTGTATTAAGTGAAGAAGGAATAGAAGTATTATTACAAACATTATTTCAATTTCAAGAAAGTACACGATTCCATAAGTTACATCATGTACTTTGTGTTGCAACGGCAACAATTAGACAGGCTGAAAATCAAGATGAAATTAAAAAACTTGTTGAAGGGCAAACAGATTTTACTCTTAGAGTTTTATCAGAATATGAAGAAGCGCGTTACGGTTATTTAGCAGTTATGAATTCTACTTCATTTTCAGAAGGAATTACAGTTGATATTGGTGGGGGGAGTACAGAAGTTACATACTTCCGAAATAGAGAAATTTTAGAATATCATAGCTTTCCTTTTGGAGCACTTTCTTTAAAGCAACAATTTATTCAAGGTGATATTCCTACTACTGAAGAGTTAGATGAGCTTAAGAGGTATTTATGGTATCAATTTCAAACGCTGCCGTGGTTAATAGCTAAAAAATTGCCTCTTATCGCAATTGGGGGTAGTGCGAGGAACATGGTGAAAATTCATCAAAATTTAATTTGTTATCCTATAGCTGGATTACATTTATACAAAATGAAAGAAGAAGATATTAAAAATGTAAAAGATGAATTAAAAGAATTGTCGTTCATAGAACTACAAAAATTGGAAGGGTTAGCAAAAGATCGAGCAGATACAATTATTCCAGCGGTCGAAGTCTTTCATATGCTTGTAAACGTGATAGAGGCACCGGCATTTGTATTGAGTAAAAAAGGATTAAGAGAAGGTGTTTTTTATGAAGAATTAACGAAAGATTTGGGGATTTCGTACTATCCGAACGTAGTAGAAGAAAGTTTATATTTATTATCATATGAATACGAAATGGATATGGAATTTGTAATTCAACTTATTAAACAAGGAACATTGATTTGTAAACAACTTGAAGGAGCAGGACTTATTTCTATGTCGGAAAAAGACTGGGAAATATTCCATCAAGCGGCGAAAGTATTTAATATAGGGAAGTACATTGATGAAGAAGCGAGCCGCTTACATACGTTTTATTTACTAGCGAATAAAACAATTGATGGTATGATGCATAAAGATCGAGTTAGATTAGCACTTATTGCTTCATACAAATCAAAAATGTTATTTAAACAACATTTAGCCCCATATGAAGGGTGGTTTGATAAAAGTGAACAAAAAAAAATCCGATTATTAGGAGCTGTTTTGCAATTTTCAGCCGCTTTACATGTGAGACAAAGAGCGCTTGTTGAAACGATATCTATAACAGAAAGTAAAGAAGGATTAACATTTAGAATTGTATGTGAGCAATCGGCATTAGCGGAAAAAGTACAAGCTGAAAAACAAAAAAAGCAGCTAGAAAGAGTATTAAAAACGAATATTAACTTATCATTCGAATCAAAATGTTAA